DNA sequence from the Paenibacillus azoreducens genome:
CGTAAAGGCGCACTGAACTGGTCAATCATCATTAATTGAGTTGTGTTCGTGGCCACATGGAACTCCTCCTTCAGCAATAAAAAAAGCACCCTACTTTTGGAGAGTGCTTTATCAATTCATTTTTGTCTTTCGTGCTTGGAAGCTAGTAGGCCCAAAACTATGTTTTCGGTTCCATATTACTAAATTCAAGAAATAAACTACTACCTCTTCCTCTTCACTCGTTCCTTTTTCTCCTTGTCGATCCGGATAGAAATCATCGCGTAAATGGTTGCTCGCTCCCTATCTGACATTGACATCAAGTCTTGCGGAAGAATATGCAGCTCATGGAGGGCGTAATATGCATAATTTGCGTCCGCATCGCCCTCATTGATTAGTTTTTTACTTCATCCACCAGCTCGTTCATTCCTACGTCAAAACCACTCAATTCATTGATTTTTTGGACAAGTGTCGACAATTCTCCGGCTAACAATACGCGCTGAATATAGTCCTCCGGAGTGGCTACGCCCAACTTTTTAATGGAATCGGCATTCTTGAAATCCGGATTGATCGTGTTGTTAATGGCAATGCTCAGATTAAATTTCTGCGAATCAAATTCGATATTTTTACCTTTTTTGATTTGCGTAGCTTTTTTACGGATTTCTTCGAATTCTGCCGGTGTCATGGCCTTGATCATAAATTTGAGAGGATTTCCCTGCTCGTCTTTGAAGCGCGGAGAGATTGCAACCTCCTCTGTCAGATTTTCTACCGGATTAGCATTCAAAAAATCTTGCAAGTTCATCATTTAGTCGCCTCCAAGTAAATTTTCTAATATAGAAAAGCGCGACCAGATGGTCGCGCCCCATTATGCCCCTGTAATTTGGTTAAACTGGTCCTGAATATCATAGTCGTGGAATGTGAATGGCATTTCTTCTTCGAGCATGTCGTCACTGGTTGCATCGAATCTCGCAGCAATCACGCTATCCAGGTTGCAGCCCTTAAGGACCGTTGTTTGTTTTCCTGTTGAACTGCCAGGCTGTTCATTGACAACCATCAAATCAAACCAAAAGTCCTTGCCGGTTTGAATGTACTCTCTCATTAACTGGCGAAATGTCGAGGATGTATAATAAATGGTTAGTGTCCCCGTTCCAGACCACCCAGCAGAACGCTGAGGAGTGTTGGTTTTGCCCAGTATCGGTACATCTACTTTGTTTTTTTCAATCGTGGCTTCCAGGCTCTTTGCATAAAACAATTCTTCTACGCGCCCGTTAATTGTGGCGTACGCCTTAGCCATTTTACCGCTGATAGCATCCATTTCTCTAAAAAGTGGCATTATAACACCTCCACAGTCATGTAAATTTTCTCGATGCTGTCCACCGGCTGAATCGAGAGTTCTACCAGAACGGAGTCAACATCAGCACCAGAAGACACCGAGATGTCGGTCTGGGAATCAAAATTCTGAATAGCTCCAAGCCCTTGTAAAGTGAGCAGATATGACACAATCTCTGCCTTTAAGAGTGCCCGGCCATCAGCGTTGTTTGACACTTTTCCAATATAAAATTGGTTAAAGATCTGCTTGATATCGTTGCCGAGGCTATCCAAGACGCGCACTACCCTGTTTTTCGAAAAAGCTCGGCTGCGATCAGGTGTGAAACTTTTCAAAGTGTTGATATCCTGCTCAATCACTGCCGTTCCATTGACGGCTGTAATAACGAGCTCACCTTTATTTAGCGCTGCGATCGTCTCACTGTTGGACAGACGTGGATATGCGTCCACAGCATTCGGAATCGCCTTATATGTCAGTGATTCATTGACATTCGCGGCGGCTTCCATAGCAGCAATTTCCCAAAGAAGCATTTCAGGCTCTACTTTAAGACCATCCGGAGTGATAATGCCATTTTTCAAGCTGATGATCCCTTCGAAATCAGCCTGTGGGTAATCCACCAATACCGCCTGAATTTTCTTGCCTTCCTCTTCACGTTGACGCCGCACATAAGCTGCGGTGAGCTGCTTACTCATCGAATCGGTCAACGGAACGCCCAAGACGTTAAATTGATACCCTTCAAAAACCGACAATGCCGCCGAGAAGTCCGCGCCGCTTGCGGAACCATCTGCACCGCCTGTCAGCTTTACGCCTGCTGTCGGCGTAGGAGTGCCAGTTCCAGACCAATCGATGAAAGCATTCGACTTCAGGTCCTCAATCTTGGTAACCATCTGTCGATCTACCTCTTCTCCATCCAGCATTGTCAGCACGTCAAATACTGCCGGGTTATCAATATTGGTCTGTACAGCGATCTGCAGATCGTTTCCACGAATGCCGCCCCATTTGGCCGTAGCTGTCAGCGG
Encoded proteins:
- a CDS encoding phage tail assembly chaperone, which gives rise to MMNLQDFLNANPVENLTEEVAISPRFKDEQGNPLKFMIKAMTPAEFEEIRKKATQIKKGKNIEFDSQKFNLSIAINNTINPDFKNADSIKKLGVATPEDYIQRVLLAGELSTLVQKINELSGFDVGMNELVDEVKN
- a CDS encoding phage tail tube protein; the protein is MPLFREMDAISGKMAKAYATINGRVEELFYAKSLEATIEKNKVDVPILGKTNTPQRSAGWSGTGTLTIYYTSSTFRQLMREYIQTGKDFWFDLMVVNEQPGSSTGKQTTVLKGCNLDSVIAARFDATSDDMLEEEMPFTFHDYDIQDQFNQITGA
- a CDS encoding phage tail sheath family protein, with the protein product MAGGTWVAQNKVRPGTYINFKASPQPLGSLGERGIVAFPATLSWGDPEGVIVLEASEYMEKSLQLTGFRPTDSRIRHITSAVNHAKTVLLYRLGGSGAAKATVTEGPLTATAKWGGIRGNDLQIAVQTNIDNPAVFDVLTMLDGEEVDRQMVTKIEDLKSNAFIDWSGTGTPTPTAGVKLTGGADGSASGADFSAALSVFEGYQFNVLGVPLTDSMSKQLTAAYVRRQREEEGKKIQAVLVDYPQADFEGIISLKNGIITPDGLKVEPEMLLWEIAAMEAAANVNESLTYKAIPNAVDAYPRLSNSETIAALNKGELVITAVNGTAVIEQDINTLKSFTPDRSRAFSKNRVVRVLDSLGNDIKQIFNQFYIGKVSNNADGRALLKAEIVSYLLTLQGLGAIQNFDSQTDISVSSGADVDSVLVELSIQPVDSIEKIYMTVEVL